A single genomic interval of Leptospira sp. WS60.C2 harbors:
- a CDS encoding lysoplasmalogenase, with protein sequence MAKEIVLFVLFSIVHLLAIVTISKEDAMYLPSKVIPIFILIFGLFRFFPTLEKRGKLVAIGLVFSAFGDTFLAIPKEGYFVPGLGSFLIAQLIYAYAFTLDSKIKPILAIPFLIFGSSFFIVLAPKLGELTIPVGFYISAICLMGWRAAARNSITKPFYLGLLGALVFILSDSIIAYSMFLNREMDRTVASLGIMVTYYLAQLLIYVATKSEELDVQAVKNT encoded by the coding sequence ATGGCTAAAGAAATTGTTTTATTTGTTCTCTTTTCTATTGTTCATCTCTTGGCGATCGTAACGATCTCAAAGGAAGATGCGATGTACCTTCCGTCCAAAGTGATCCCAATTTTCATTTTGATTTTTGGTTTGTTTCGTTTTTTCCCAACTTTGGAAAAAAGGGGAAAATTGGTCGCGATTGGTCTAGTATTCTCTGCATTTGGCGATACGTTTCTCGCCATTCCTAAAGAAGGATATTTTGTTCCGGGCCTAGGTTCTTTTCTCATTGCCCAATTGATTTACGCGTATGCGTTTACATTGGATTCCAAAATCAAACCAATCCTTGCGATACCATTTTTGATTTTTGGGTCTTCTTTTTTTATCGTGCTTGCACCTAAACTCGGAGAGTTGACTATCCCTGTTGGATTTTACATCTCTGCGATCTGCCTTATGGGCTGGAGAGCTGCTGCGAGAAATTCCATCACAAAACCTTTTTATTTAGGTTTATTGGGAGCCCTTGTTTTCATCCTTTCTGATTCTATTATCGCTTATTCCATGTTTTTGAACCGAGAAATGGATCGCACCGTAGCATCACTTGGGATCATGGTTACCTATTATCTTGCCCAATTGCTCATTTATGTTGCAACAAAGTCAGAAGAGTTAGATGTTCAAGCAGTGAAAAATACTTGA
- a CDS encoding ferritin family protein yields the protein MKSLKKTSFIEAVAAAIEHEVQCFNFYLKLSESLPEGQIRELFSQLALDGDEHIKFIKEIYKSAEGKELPNLKQLSEIEKFHSSTIQKIMERLDRNKNAEVNADERKALELAIREGEDARNFYATIRGKFQDPKINLLFQKLANFNESNNSLLEAQAMAMEQSTPADQVFYWEDEELLAQVNPPSRSQGKGKVASKPKTSAKAKPTSKAKVPSKKVAKPINKAKAKKAVGKSAKPVAKKAKPKAKPAKKKGKKK from the coding sequence ATGAAATCATTAAAAAAAACATCCTTTATTGAGGCAGTTGCGGCTGCCATCGAACATGAAGTTCAATGTTTCAATTTTTATCTCAAACTATCAGAAAGTTTACCTGAAGGGCAAATCCGCGAGCTCTTCAGCCAACTGGCGTTAGATGGCGATGAGCATATCAAATTCATCAAAGAAATTTACAAAAGCGCAGAAGGGAAAGAACTTCCGAACCTAAAACAACTTTCGGAAATCGAAAAGTTTCATTCTTCCACCATCCAAAAGATCATGGAACGGTTGGATCGAAACAAAAATGCAGAGGTCAACGCGGACGAACGTAAGGCGTTAGAACTTGCGATTCGGGAAGGGGAAGATGCTCGTAATTTTTATGCTACCATTCGTGGAAAGTTCCAAGATCCAAAAATCAATTTGTTGTTTCAAAAATTAGCAAATTTTAATGAATCGAACAATTCCCTTCTGGAAGCACAAGCGATGGCGATGGAGCAGTCAACGCCAGCAGACCAAGTGTTTTATTGGGAAGATGAAGAGTTACTCGCACAGGTAAATCCTCCTTCTCGCTCACAAGGAAAAGGAAAAGTTGCTTCAAAACCAAAAACATCAGCTAAAGCAAAACCGACTTCCAAAGCGAAGGTTCCTTCCAAAAAGGTAGCAAAGCCAATAAACAAGGCGAAAGCGAAAAAAGCTGTCGGGAAGTCTGCTAAACCAGTTGCTAAAAAAGCCAAACCTAAGGCAAAACCAGCAAAGAAAAAAGGTAAGAAAAAATAG
- a CDS encoding DUF2505 family protein has protein sequence MKYQVTHTFPVSLDKLLHAREERYKHLDQFPDLKNVTLLEEKKEGNLIHQKRKVSLEGSMPAVLSAALTDLSLLEESTFDVTTNTHEFKIAPPGKDNVFVIKGKSRYEANGAESKRSYDVEVVSSLLFVSPIVEKAIEEIHKHSLEKDRKSIAKFLGVES, from the coding sequence GTGAAATACCAAGTGACCCATACATTCCCAGTTTCTCTAGACAAATTGTTACATGCCAGAGAGGAGAGATACAAACACTTAGATCAGTTTCCTGACCTAAAAAATGTTACCTTACTGGAAGAAAAAAAAGAAGGTAACCTCATCCATCAAAAAAGAAAGGTGAGCCTTGAGGGTTCGATGCCTGCCGTATTGTCGGCAGCACTCACAGACCTCTCTCTTTTGGAAGAGTCTACCTTTGATGTCACAACGAACACACATGAATTTAAAATTGCTCCACCAGGCAAAGACAATGTGTTTGTGATCAAAGGGAAAAGTAGATACGAAGCAAACGGTGCTGAGTCCAAACGTTCTTACGATGTCGAAGTTGTTTCGAGTTTACTCTTTGTTTCCCCTATTGTTGAAAAGGCCATCGAAGAAATTCACAAACATAGTTTGGAGAAGGACAGAAAATCCATCGCCAAATTTTTAGGGGTTGAATCCTAA
- a CDS encoding DMT family transporter, which produces MGNVTLFAKLLPFPAVTIISGRAVFSVLILGLFFLLRRKSIVYQSFQHFSFVFGIGILFALHWVTYFHSIQVSTVAVGMLSLFTYPVFSAILEPLLGGRKPDPFAFFLACFSLFGLFLIVPDLSWDNQMFQGVVWGVVSAVLYAIRNLLTKEMHVFYPSSQILFTQLFATSLVLLPFADGLFVMLAEPKYLLFQVILAGIFTSLAHTIWIRSLSHLSVTTAGTLSTLSPIYGSLAAWYFLGEVPPERLWLGGGMILFSAVMEVFRKKQENRHLTIEKLNSDSSGKS; this is translated from the coding sequence ATGGGGAACGTCACTTTGTTTGCTAAACTTCTCCCATTTCCTGCCGTCACCATTATCTCAGGTCGCGCTGTTTTTTCCGTTCTCATCTTGGGTCTTTTTTTCCTTCTGCGACGTAAGTCCATAGTTTACCAGAGCTTTCAACATTTTAGTTTTGTATTTGGAATTGGAATTTTGTTTGCTCTGCACTGGGTGACATACTTTCATTCGATACAGGTTTCCACAGTAGCAGTGGGGATGTTGTCTTTATTTACGTATCCTGTATTTTCTGCCATCTTAGAACCCCTGTTAGGTGGTAGAAAACCCGATCCATTTGCTTTCTTTTTGGCTTGTTTTTCTCTGTTTGGATTGTTTCTGATCGTACCGGATCTTTCATGGGACAACCAAATGTTCCAGGGTGTGGTTTGGGGAGTGGTGTCTGCCGTGTTGTATGCAATTCGAAATCTGCTCACTAAAGAGATGCATGTGTTTTACCCAAGTTCACAGATTTTATTCACACAACTATTTGCAACATCATTGGTATTACTTCCGTTTGCTGATGGACTCTTTGTGATGTTAGCAGAACCAAAGTATCTTCTTTTCCAAGTAATCCTCGCTGGGATTTTTACCTCTCTTGCCCATACGATCTGGATTCGCAGTCTATCGCATCTGTCTGTAACGACAGCAGGCACATTGTCTACCTTAAGTCCCATTTACGGAAGTTTGGCGGCATGGTACTTTCTTGGCGAAGTTCCTCCCGAAAGGCTTTGGTTAGGAGGTGGTATGATTTTATTTTCTGCGGTGATGGAAGTATTTCGGAAAAAACAGGAGAATCGACATCTTACAATTGAGAAACTTAATTCGGATTCCAGTGGGAAGTCTTAA
- a CDS encoding RNA polymerase sigma factor, giving the protein MKTNREEDLILIEKARTGDRRALETLLRGVQSWIYNVIRRILLNPEEAEDATQEVLFKLATNLAAYDPNRASFKTWSYRITVNYALNAKRGKLEELTTGFSGYANELEQMPDIEVPTNELTNPENKILIEEAKASCTLGMLLCLDREQRISLLLADVMGLSDKESAEIIGISHDAFRKRLSRARQDLYTFMDDKCGLINTTNPCRCSKKMKSFQNHGWIDPSNPRFSAPHVQRVKEQIKNLECEDEDFQRREYQDIFRDHPYFETPSKILEELMAKYSPTH; this is encoded by the coding sequence ATGAAAACCAATCGAGAAGAAGATCTGATTCTCATTGAGAAGGCACGGACGGGAGACCGCCGTGCTTTGGAGACTTTACTCAGAGGTGTGCAATCCTGGATTTATAATGTCATCCGCCGTATTTTACTGAACCCAGAAGAAGCAGAAGATGCCACCCAAGAAGTTTTATTCAAACTTGCGACCAATCTTGCCGCTTATGATCCCAATCGTGCCAGTTTCAAAACTTGGTCATATCGCATAACCGTAAATTATGCGTTAAATGCCAAACGTGGGAAATTGGAAGAACTTACGACCGGATTTTCAGGTTATGCGAATGAATTAGAACAAATGCCAGATATCGAAGTCCCAACAAACGAACTTACGAACCCCGAAAACAAAATCCTTATCGAAGAAGCAAAAGCATCTTGTACTCTCGGAATGTTACTCTGCCTAGATAGGGAACAAAGAATTTCGCTCCTTTTAGCCGATGTCATGGGACTAAGCGACAAAGAAAGTGCTGAAATCATTGGAATTTCACACGATGCCTTTCGCAAACGACTGAGTCGGGCAAGGCAAGACCTCTATACATTTATGGACGACAAGTGTGGCCTCATCAATACCACAAATCCTTGCCGGTGTTCCAAAAAAATGAAAAGTTTTCAAAACCATGGTTGGATCGATCCATCGAACCCTCGTTTTTCGGCACCCCACGTCCAAAGGGTCAAAGAACAAATTAAAAATTTGGAATGTGAAGATGAAGATTTCCAAAGGAGAGAATACCAGGATATCTTTCGAGACCACCCCTACTTTGAAACACCTTCCAAAATTCTAGAAGAATTGATGGCAAAGTACAGTCCGACCCATTAA
- a CDS encoding antibiotic biosynthesis monooxygenase, with the protein MIESLKQVGQELLTLESLPQSTAVEVAIVTCESFNLERYHEMRKKMLPILKTQKGFLAWRAFQSKTTEGVMMDLLYWEQVEDCHEAGKNLQNTETGKEFFSLMKQTLVFELFERQAL; encoded by the coding sequence ATGATAGAGAGTTTAAAACAAGTTGGCCAAGAGTTACTCACCTTGGAAAGTTTACCCCAAAGTACAGCAGTAGAAGTGGCCATTGTCACCTGTGAGAGTTTCAATTTGGAACGTTACCATGAAATGAGAAAAAAGATGTTACCCATTCTGAAAACCCAAAAGGGATTTCTCGCGTGGAGGGCCTTCCAATCCAAAACAACCGAAGGGGTGATGATGGACCTTTTGTATTGGGAACAGGTGGAAGATTGCCATGAAGCGGGTAAAAATCTTCAAAACACAGAAACGGGAAAAGAGTTTTTTAGTTTGATGAAACAAACTTTGGTCTTTGAATTGTTTGAACGGCAGGCACTCTAA
- a CDS encoding DUF302 domain-containing protein, whose protein sequence is MLGLTVHRKKSFDETISDTTEALKKEGFGVLTTIDVKQTLKDKIGVDFKRYTILGACNPSFAHRALQTTDEIGMLLPCNVVVTEEKNGEIKVSIFDPMTMTKMVQNSELETIAKEVQDKLVRVIHHLHE, encoded by the coding sequence ATGTTAGGGTTAACCGTTCACAGAAAAAAAAGTTTCGATGAAACCATAAGCGACACAACAGAAGCGTTAAAAAAAGAAGGGTTTGGGGTTCTCACCACAATTGATGTCAAACAAACATTAAAAGACAAGATTGGTGTGGATTTCAAACGATACACCATCCTCGGTGCATGTAACCCTAGTTTTGCGCATAGAGCCCTCCAAACCACAGACGAAATTGGGATGTTACTACCATGCAATGTGGTAGTGACTGAAGAAAAAAACGGCGAAATCAAAGTTTCGATCTTTGATCCAATGACAATGACCAAAATGGTCCAAAACTCAGAACTGGAAACTATCGCCAAAGAAGTACAGGACAAACTTGTCCGAGTCATCCACCACCTCCACGAATAA
- the speE gene encoding polyamine aminopropyltransferase encodes MEIWYTEKLELEKGRAVSYRVTKTIESLQSPFQKIDIFETQSFGRMFTLDGVTMVTNKDEHSYHEMIAHIPMMSHPNPESVLVIGGGDGGTVREVLKHPSVKEVVLCEIDKAVVDISYKYFPECADAMKDPKVIHQYDDGAKFARDNKGRFDVILVDSSDPVGPAEVLFKEPFFRDMASALKPTGIIATQAESFWYHGDVISSLFDFIPKIFPEYGYYYTTIPTYPSGIIGFTFLSNAIDPYSVTPDPKRVPKGLKYYSPEIHKAAFVLPEFAKAYIKRKG; translated from the coding sequence ATGGAGATTTGGTATACAGAAAAATTGGAATTAGAAAAAGGACGAGCTGTCAGTTACCGAGTAACAAAGACAATCGAGAGCCTACAATCTCCGTTCCAAAAAATCGATATTTTTGAAACACAATCGTTTGGCCGTATGTTCACACTTGATGGTGTAACAATGGTTACCAATAAAGACGAACATTCGTATCATGAAATGATTGCCCATATTCCAATGATGAGCCATCCCAATCCAGAATCAGTCCTCGTGATTGGTGGGGGAGATGGGGGAACAGTTCGGGAAGTTTTAAAACATCCGTCTGTCAAAGAAGTGGTGTTATGCGAAATTGACAAAGCTGTTGTTGATATTAGTTATAAATACTTTCCAGAATGTGCAGATGCAATGAAAGATCCAAAAGTGATCCACCAATATGATGATGGAGCAAAATTTGCAAGAGACAACAAAGGTCGATTTGATGTGATCCTTGTGGATTCCAGTGACCCTGTAGGCCCTGCTGAAGTTTTGTTTAAAGAACCTTTCTTTCGCGACATGGCAAGTGCTCTCAAACCAACAGGGATCATTGCGACACAAGCAGAATCTTTTTGGTATCATGGAGATGTGATTTCTTCTCTTTTTGATTTTATTCCGAAGATTTTTCCTGAGTATGGTTATTATTACACAACCATTCCCACATATCCCTCTGGAATCATAGGGTTTACCTTTTTATCCAATGCAATTGATCCGTATTCGGTCACACCTGATCCGAAACGAGTTCCTAAAGGTCTCAAATACTATAGCCCTGAAATTCACAAAGCGGCATTTGTATTGCCAGAGTTTGCAAAAGCTTACATCAAACGAAAAGGTTAA